Proteins encoded in a region of the Vicia villosa cultivar HV-30 ecotype Madison, WI linkage group LG5, Vvil1.0, whole genome shotgun sequence genome:
- the LOC131604082 gene encoding uncharacterized protein LOC131604082 codes for MVTGIRIFNPKANPLPQNLTESAHIVVALITWLKPALSSMITPDFKNKPRSSPSINNVSDPPLASSTNTGVYYVKCIKTRLETIQKKRRYVHKFTKDDIAELLRRGRDYDAYKRAEWLLFEEKMLSCYEFIEKFIGCVSDHLEDLIQQSDCPEECKEAIPSLIYAAARISDLPELRDLRTVFTEKYENSLEPYINKEFVDKLRRDPPTREMKIRLLYDIAQEFSIKWNAKGLKKILHKDPNEKSGGEECEYTSKENEAREQYSSDDETTSTDTSSSPHHHGRKSSSSSFGSVSEDDHEQKQKVEEEIKKPRSFLLIPPPYQLKQNTNNNSNKTMDSEALDEKNVDSSEMTPTTSGDTTSSSKGNVPMWSGAWRVPPDYDEFIARFKALTGRS; via the exons ATGGTAACAGGCATTAGAATCTTCAATCCAAAGGCAAACCCCCTTCCTCAAAACCTAACAGAGTCTGCACACATTGTGGTTGCACTAATCACATGGTTGAAACCTGCTTTGTCAAGCATGATTACCCCTGATTTCAAGAACAAGCCAAGATCAAGTCCTTCTATTAACAATGTTTCTGACCCTCCTTTAGCCAGTTCAACAAATACTGG TGTATATTACGTAAAGTGTATAAAGACGCGGTTAGAGACAATACAAAAGAAGAGAAGATATGTTCATAAGTTTACGAAGGATGATATCGCAGAACTTCTTAGGCGAGGACGTGATTATGATGCATATAAAAGG GCTGAATGGCTTCTATTTGAGGAAAAAATGTTATCATGCTATGAATTTATCGAGAAGTTTATCGGATGCGTATCAGATCATCTTGAAGATTTAATTCAACAAAG TGATTGTCCTGAGGAATGCAAGGAAGCTATACCGTCATTGATATATGCTGCAGCAAGAATTTCCGATTTACCAGAATTGCGTGATCTTAGAACTGTCTTTACAGAAAAATATGAGAATTCTCTTGAACCATACATAAATAAAgag TTTGTTGACAAGTTGAGAAGAGATCCTCCTACAAGAGAAATGAAGATTAGGTTATTATATGATATAGCTCAAGAATTCTCTATAAAGTGGAATGCAAAGGGTCTCAAGAAAATTCTTCACAAAGATCCAAAT GAGAAATCTGGTGGAGAAGAATGCGAATATACATCGAAAGAAAATGAGGCAAGAGAGCAATATAGTAGTGATGATGAAACAACAAGCACAGACACATCATCATCACCTCATCATCATGGAAGAAAATCTAGTTCAAGTTCATTTGGAAGTGTTTCTGAAGATGATcatgaacaaaaacaaaaagtagAAGAAGAAATCAAGAAACCAAGATCCTTTTTGCTAATTCCACCCCCTTACCAGCtcaaacaaaatactaacaacaattccaacaaaaCAATGGATTCTGAAGCACTTGATGAGAAAAATGTGGATTCTAGTGAAATGACACCGACAACTTCTGGGGACACAACATCATCGTCAAAAGGGAATGTACCAATGTGGTCTGGTGCATGGCGTGTGCCTCCTGATTATGATGAATTCATTGCTCGTTTTAAAGCTTTAACAGGAAGATCATAG